From the genome of Thermococcus celericrescens:
GAGGCCGACGCTGTGGAAATGGCCCAGGACGTCAATCAGGGCCATTCTGACGGTCTCATCCGCGGTGAAGGCGAACTCAAGGTGAACCGGAACGTCCCTCGCGTTCAGGATTTCGAGGTGGCGCACCATCTCTTCGAAAGGTTCGCGGTAGTTCTCCCTCGTTAGAGTCTGGAGACCGCTGATGATTCCCAGCTCGGCTTTTTTCGCCATCTCCTCAAAGTGTTCGGTGAACTCGGGCCTTATGTAGACGTTCGGATTGTAGTCATCGGCGGCGCCAATGAAGCGGTTCTCGCGGGGCGCCTCGAAGCCGAGAACCCTGAACCCGCGAGGGAACTCGTAGATGTAGTGGATGCAGTTCTCCTCGTCAGCCTGGAACTCCTTTGGATGGACGAGGTTAAGCTTCCCGTTCTCGACCTTGGGGACGTAGATCGGTCCGTCCTTGAAGAGGTCCGCCTGAAGCCTCGAAACCTGGGGAACGTGGGCTATGACCGGAACGTTGTAAACGCCGCCGAGGAGGTTGGCCATTATTCCGACCTGGCCCCCCATCCTGAGCTCGTCCCAGCCCCACTGTTTCATGTAGAACCTGACGGTGCAGCTCTCGACGAAGAGTTCTGCCGCCTTTCCGCGCCTGATGCTCCAGAGAATTCCACCGAAGAGATGCTCAATGGAGGTTATCTTCTCCGGAAGCTCCTCGGAGTACCTCAAAACCTCGTCCTTTCCGGCCCGCTCTATCCGCCGCCCCAGGTCCGTGGAGTCAAGGTACTTTATGGCGTCGATGTTCGTGTTGTACGCGAGGAGAACCCCACCGATTTTCCCAATGTTTTCACGGACTTTATCGAAGGCCGATGAGTAGAGAGCGTCCCAGGACATTGTATCACCGGGAGTGATGTAACTGCTGAAAGTTAATAAGGGTTGCGGTGAGAAGAAGAAAAATCAAAGGTTCACTCCTTCCACTTCGGGCTGTCAACGACCCTGACCTCACCGTTCTCCTCGACCACGAGTTTGGAGAAGCCCTTCTCGGCTATGCTGCCGTAGTCGTGGCCTGCGTCGGCGGGATATATCGCAAGGAAGATGAACGGCTCGTCGCCCGTGTTAACGGTCCTGTGCGCCCAGTAGGGGGGAACGTAGACAACCGTTCCGGGCCCCATCTCTATCCATTCGGCCTTTCCTTCGGGCGTCTGGAGGAGCATTCCGCCTCTTCCCTTGATGCCGTAGTATATCTCCGCCCTGTCTGCCTTGGAGTGATAGTGGCCCTTGGTGAAGAAGAACT
Proteins encoded in this window:
- a CDS encoding ADP-specific glucokinase; translation: MSWDALYSSAFDKVRENIGKIGGVLLAYNTNIDAIKYLDSTDLGRRIERAGKDEVLRYSEELPEKITSIEHLFGGILWSIRRGKAAELFVESCTVRFYMKQWGWDELRMGGQVGIMANLLGGVYNVPVIAHVPQVSRLQADLFKDGPIYVPKVENGKLNLVHPKEFQADEENCIHYIYEFPRGFRVLGFEAPRENRFIGAADDYNPNVYIRPEFTEHFEEMAKKAELGIISGLQTLTRENYREPFEEMVRHLEILNARDVPVHLEFAFTADETVRMALIDVLGHFHSVGLNEVELASIMGVMGEKGLAEKLLADDPVDPIAVTEAMLRLAERTGVKRIHFHTYGYYLALTNYKGEFVRDALFFAALAAAAKAKLGDVRSIDDVVKAMDVPVNEKAGAVEERLAGEYGMKNGIAEIDGYQLSFAPTKIVTRPKSTVGIGDTISSSAFVGEFALR
- a CDS encoding glucose-6-phosphate isomerase gives rise to the protein MEYKNPLGVDIDLETGVIPGAKKLVRRLSDLKGYFVDEKAYEELLKENPVVYEVYAIEQEEKDGDLNFATTVLYPGKVGREFFFTKGHYHSKADRAEIYYGIKGRGGMLLQTPEGKAEWIEMGPGTVVYVPPYWAHRTVNTGDEPFIFLAIYPADAGHDYGSIAEKGFSKLVVEENGEVRVVDSPKWKE